A part of Pseudomonas sp. HR96 genomic DNA contains:
- a CDS encoding sulfite exporter TauE/SafE family protein gives MDLDQTLLILGFFAFCGGLMDAAVGGGGLIQVPALLHALPQFSLSTVFGTNKLAALAGNIFSIFSYVKRVRIIWKLLLPMMLSAFALSWPGALSVSFIPKKLMEYAVFIILIAMALYTFMKKDMGQVHHVLPLRRKDVAIGAVAGGLIGFYDGVFGPGSGSLLLFIFVRYFGFDFLNASASAKLVNLGTFTAALLFFVPSGNVLWAIGGVVAVCNISGSLAGVYLALRLGSGFIRVLFLILLVFLIGRMGVTLLG, from the coding sequence ATGGACTTAGATCAGACCCTTTTAATATTAGGGTTTTTCGCTTTTTGCGGCGGTTTGATGGATGCTGCTGTGGGTGGTGGGGGATTGATTCAGGTCCCAGCGCTGCTGCATGCCTTGCCTCAATTCAGCTTGAGCACAGTATTCGGGACCAACAAGCTTGCGGCGCTTGCTGGAAACATCTTTTCTATTTTCAGCTATGTAAAAAGAGTACGCATCATCTGGAAGTTACTGTTGCCCATGATGCTTTCGGCGTTCGCACTATCCTGGCCTGGCGCACTATCGGTTTCATTCATTCCGAAGAAGCTGATGGAATATGCGGTTTTTATTATCCTCATAGCGATGGCCTTATACACGTTCATGAAAAAGGACATGGGTCAGGTCCATCATGTGCTGCCACTTCGTCGCAAAGATGTGGCCATCGGCGCTGTGGCAGGTGGGCTCATCGGCTTTTACGACGGCGTGTTCGGGCCCGGCAGTGGCAGCCTGCTGCTGTTTATCTTCGTTCGATATTTCGGCTTCGATTTCCTCAACGCCTCGGCTTCGGCCAAGTTGGTCAACCTGGGAACCTTCACCGCCGCGCTCCTATTTTTTGTGCCTTCGGGCAATGTGCTATGGGCCATTGGTGGAGTGGTGGCCGTTTGTAATATCAGCGGTTCGCTCGCGGGGGTTTACCTGGCCCTACGCTTGGGCAGCGGATTTATCAGGGTGCTTTTTCTGATTCTGCTGGTGTTTTTGATCGGGCGGATGGGGGTTACCCTCCTTGGTTGA
- the urtA gene encoding urea ABC transporter substrate-binding protein, with protein MKRRSLIKAFTLTASIAAMGMSWTVQAAETIKVGILHSLSGTMAISETSLKDMALMTIDEINAKGGVNGKMLEPVVVDPASNWPLFAEKARQLITQDKVAVVFGCWTSVSRKSVLPVFEELNGLLFYPVQYEGEEMSPNVFYTGAAPNQQAIPAVEYLMSEDGGAAKRFFLLGTDYVYPRTTNKILRAFLHSKGVKDSDIEEVYTPFGHADYQTIVANIKKFSAGGKTAVISTVNGDSNVPFYKELANQGLKATDVPVVAFSVGEEELRGIDTKPLVGNLAAWNYFESVENPVNKKFVADWKAYAKKHNLPNADTVVTNDPMEATYVGIHMWAQAAEKAKSTDVDKVREAMAGQTFAAPSGFTLTMDKTNHHLHKPVMIGEIEDNGQFNVVWQTKEPIRAQPWSPFIPGNDKKPDYAVKSN; from the coding sequence ATGAAGCGTCGCAGCTTGATCAAGGCTTTCACTCTGACGGCGTCCATCGCCGCGATGGGCATGTCCTGGACCGTTCAGGCCGCCGAGACCATCAAGGTCGGCATCCTGCACTCGCTTTCCGGGACCATGGCGATTTCCGAAACCTCTCTTAAAGACATGGCGTTGATGACCATCGACGAGATAAACGCCAAGGGCGGCGTCAACGGCAAGATGCTCGAGCCGGTAGTGGTGGACCCCGCTTCCAACTGGCCGCTGTTCGCCGAGAAAGCCCGGCAGTTGATCACTCAGGACAAAGTGGCGGTAGTGTTCGGCTGCTGGACCTCGGTGTCGCGCAAGTCGGTGCTGCCAGTGTTCGAGGAGCTCAACGGCCTGCTGTTCTACCCGGTGCAATACGAAGGCGAGGAAATGTCGCCCAACGTCTTCTACACCGGCGCGGCGCCCAACCAGCAGGCTATCCCGGCGGTCGAGTACCTGATGAGCGAAGACGGCGGCGCGGCCAAGCGTTTTTTCCTGCTGGGCACCGACTACGTCTACCCGCGCACCACCAACAAGATCCTGCGCGCCTTCCTGCACTCCAAAGGCGTGAAAGACAGCGACATCGAAGAGGTCTACACCCCATTCGGCCATGCCGACTACCAGACCATTGTCGCCAACATCAAGAAGTTCTCCGCCGGTGGCAAGACCGCAGTCATCTCCACCGTCAACGGCGACTCCAACGTGCCGTTCTACAAGGAACTGGCCAACCAGGGCCTGAAGGCAACCGACGTGCCGGTGGTGGCGTTCTCGGTCGGCGAAGAAGAACTGCGCGGCATCGACACCAAGCCGCTGGTAGGCAACCTGGCCGCCTGGAACTACTTCGAATCGGTAGAAAACCCGGTGAACAAGAAGTTCGTCGCCGACTGGAAGGCCTACGCCAAGAAGCACAACCTGCCCAACGCCGACACCGTGGTCACCAACGACCCGATGGAAGCCACCTACGTGGGCATCCACATGTGGGCGCAAGCGGCCGAGAAGGCCAAGTCCACCGATGTCGACAAGGTTCGCGAGGCCATGGCCGGGCAGACCTTCGCCGCGCCGTCGGGCTTTACCCTGACCATGGACAAGACCAACCACCACCTGCACAAGCCGGTGATGATCGGCGAGATCGAGGACAACGGTCAGTTCAACGTTGTGTGGCAGACCAAGGAGCCGATCCGCGCTCAGCCGTGGAGCCCGTTTATCCCAGGCAACGACAAGAAGCCTGACTATGCGGTGAAGAGCAACTAA
- the urtB gene encoding urea ABC transporter permease subunit UrtB, translated as MPSALTRLILSLTLLLPLAAHASDAGDFVAADSSQQATLLETWSAQPVPQRLDFLLALQQGRVAADDNKHPFIDNDGKLVNLDSNDAPVEPMRKLRLNNRLRGLTDTAVASHQLLSNDDKIRLAAAQQLQRGARPNQLGLLDHEVAGEKNPVVKAALSLALANLQLVDPDPAVRLAAVRLLGETGDPMALTRLQTLQAPDAESDAGVRTAVETSLVQIKRQLMIGDILGEAFSGLSLGSILLLAALGLAITFGLLGVINMAHGEMLMLGAYSTYVVQLLFQHYAPGALEYYPLIALPVAFFVTAAIGMALERTVIRHLYGRPLETLLATWGISLMLIQAVRLAFGAQNVEVANPEWLSGGIQVMPNLVLPYNRIVIILFALAVVALTWLLLNKTRLGLNVRAVTQNRNMAACCGVPTGRVDMLAFGLGSGIAGLGGVALSQIGNVGPDLGQSYIIDSFLVVVLGGVGQLAGSVSAAFGLGIANKILEPQIGAVLGKILILALIILFIQKRPQGLFALKGRVID; from the coding sequence ATGCCCAGCGCCCTCACTCGTTTGATCCTCAGCCTGACCCTGCTGCTGCCCTTGGCAGCCCATGCCAGCGACGCCGGCGATTTCGTTGCCGCCGACTCCAGCCAGCAGGCGACCTTGCTGGAAACCTGGTCGGCGCAACCGGTGCCGCAACGCCTGGATTTTCTCCTGGCACTGCAGCAGGGCCGCGTGGCTGCCGACGACAACAAGCACCCCTTCATCGACAACGACGGCAAGCTGGTCAACCTCGACAGCAATGACGCGCCGGTCGAACCCATGCGCAAGCTGCGCCTGAACAACCGTCTGCGCGGCCTGACCGACACCGCCGTGGCCAGCCATCAGCTGCTGTCCAACGACGACAAGATTCGCCTGGCCGCCGCCCAGCAGTTGCAGCGCGGCGCCCGGCCCAACCAACTCGGCCTGCTCGACCATGAAGTCGCCGGCGAGAAGAACCCTGTGGTCAAGGCTGCCTTGAGCCTGGCCCTGGCCAACCTGCAACTGGTCGACCCAGACCCGGCCGTGCGCCTGGCCGCCGTGCGCCTGCTCGGCGAGACCGGCGACCCCATGGCCCTGACCCGCCTGCAGACGCTGCAGGCGCCGGACGCCGAAAGTGACGCGGGCGTGCGTACTGCGGTAGAAACCAGTTTGGTGCAGATCAAGCGCCAGTTGATGATCGGCGACATCCTCGGCGAGGCCTTCAGCGGCCTGTCGCTGGGCTCGATCCTGTTGCTGGCGGCGCTGGGCCTGGCGATCACCTTCGGCCTGCTGGGGGTGATCAACATGGCTCACGGCGAGATGCTCATGCTTGGCGCCTACTCCACCTACGTGGTGCAGCTGCTGTTCCAGCACTACGCGCCCGGCGCCCTCGAGTACTACCCGCTGATCGCCCTGCCGGTAGCCTTCTTCGTCACCGCCGCGATCGGCATGGCGCTGGAACGCACGGTGATTCGCCATCTTTATGGCCGGCCGCTGGAGACTCTGCTGGCGACCTGGGGCATCAGCCTGATGCTGATCCAGGCTGTGCGCCTGGCCTTCGGCGCGCAGAACGTCGAGGTGGCCAACCCCGAGTGGCTGTCGGGCGGGATCCAGGTAATGCCCAACCTGGTGCTGCCGTACAACCGCATCGTCATCATCCTGTTCGCCCTGGCAGTGGTGGCGCTGACCTGGCTGCTGCTGAACAAGACTCGCCTGGGCCTCAACGTGCGCGCGGTGACCCAGAACCGCAACATGGCCGCCTGCTGCGGCGTGCCCACCGGTCGCGTCGACATGCTTGCCTTCGGCCTCGGCTCGGGCATCGCCGGCCTCGGCGGCGTGGCCCTGAGCCAGATCGGCAACGTCGGCCCGGACCTGGGCCAGAGCTACATCATCGACTCCTTCCTGGTGGTGGTGCTCGGCGGCGTCGGACAGCTGGCAGGCAGTGTCTCTGCGGCCTTCGGCCTGGGCATCGCCAACAAGATTCTCGAGCCGCAGATCGGCGCCGTACTTGGCAAGATCCTCATCCTTGCGCTGATCATTCTGTTCATCCAGAAGCGCCCGCAAGGCCTCTTCGCACTGAAAGGACGGGTGATCGACTGA